The Pseudofrankia inefficax genome window below encodes:
- a CDS encoding fumarate reductase/succinate dehydrogenase flavoprotein subunit, whose translation MTAETHTYDVVVVGAGGAGLRAAIEAHEQGARVAIVCKSLLGKAHTVMAEGGMAAAMANVWPEDNWRVHFRDTMRGGKMLNQWRMAQIHAQEAPDRVWELEEWGAVFDRTPDGKILQRDFGGHRYARLAHVGDRTGLELIRTLQNRVVAKKLDVFMECTVQRLLTAPDPASGGERIAGVFAYWRETGTFVRFDAPSVVLATGGIGKSWQVTSNSWEYTGDGQSLALRAGAALMDMEFVQFHPTGMVWPPSVKGILVTEGVRGDGGVLRNTEGRRFMFDYIPEVFAADTADTEEEADRWYTDKKTARRPPELLPRDEVARAINSEVKAGRGTPHGGVFLDIASRRDPETIRRRLPSMYHQFKELADVDITKEAMEVGPTCHYVMGGIKVDPESQATTLPGLFAAGECAAGLHGSNRLGGNSLSDLVVFGRRAGAAAAGYAAALAPDARPAADEAQLAETSAAALAPFERLGTDGAENPYTLQSDLQAVMQSLVGIIRTEHELTEALKKIGELRQRAEKVAVEGHRQYNPGWHLALDLNSMLLVAECVATAALARKESRGGHTRDDYPGTDPEFAKVNHVLRLRAGQLELTAQPLPQMPADLAELFDTSAAPAAPAAVPAPAAAGTTPPETPTAAGASNEGNG comes from the coding sequence GTGACAGCCGAGACACACACCTACGACGTCGTGGTGGTCGGCGCCGGCGGAGCCGGGCTGCGGGCCGCGATCGAGGCGCACGAGCAGGGCGCCCGCGTCGCGATCGTCTGTAAGAGCCTGCTGGGCAAGGCGCACACCGTGATGGCCGAGGGCGGCATGGCCGCCGCGATGGCCAACGTGTGGCCCGAGGACAACTGGCGGGTGCACTTCCGCGACACCATGCGCGGCGGCAAGATGCTCAACCAGTGGCGCATGGCGCAGATCCACGCGCAGGAGGCCCCGGACCGGGTCTGGGAGCTGGAGGAATGGGGCGCCGTCTTCGACCGCACCCCGGACGGCAAGATTCTTCAGCGTGACTTCGGCGGACACCGGTACGCGCGCCTCGCGCATGTCGGCGACCGCACCGGTCTGGAGCTGATCCGCACGCTGCAGAACCGCGTGGTCGCGAAGAAGCTCGACGTCTTCATGGAATGCACCGTGCAGCGGCTGCTGACCGCGCCGGACCCGGCGAGCGGCGGCGAGCGGATCGCCGGCGTGTTCGCCTACTGGCGCGAGACCGGCACGTTCGTCCGGTTCGACGCGCCGTCGGTCGTGCTCGCCACCGGCGGCATCGGGAAATCCTGGCAGGTGACCTCGAACTCCTGGGAGTACACCGGCGACGGCCAGTCGCTCGCGCTGCGGGCCGGGGCCGCGCTGATGGACATGGAGTTCGTGCAGTTCCACCCGACCGGCATGGTCTGGCCGCCGTCGGTGAAGGGCATCCTCGTCACCGAGGGCGTGCGCGGCGACGGTGGAGTGCTGCGTAACACCGAGGGCCGGCGCTTCATGTTCGACTACATCCCCGAGGTGTTCGCCGCGGACACGGCCGACACCGAGGAGGAGGCCGACCGCTGGTACACGGACAAGAAGACGGCCCGCCGGCCTCCGGAGCTGCTCCCCCGTGACGAGGTCGCCCGAGCGATCAACTCCGAGGTGAAGGCCGGGCGCGGGACCCCGCACGGCGGCGTCTTCCTCGACATCGCGTCGCGCCGCGACCCGGAGACGATCCGCCGGCGGCTTCCGTCGATGTACCACCAGTTCAAGGAGTTGGCGGACGTCGACATCACGAAGGAGGCGATGGAGGTCGGCCCGACCTGCCACTACGTGATGGGCGGGATCAAGGTCGACCCGGAAAGCCAGGCGACGACGCTGCCCGGCCTGTTCGCCGCCGGCGAGTGCGCCGCGGGGCTGCACGGCTCGAACCGCCTCGGCGGCAACTCGCTGTCGGACCTGGTGGTGTTCGGCCGGCGCGCCGGCGCCGCCGCGGCCGGCTACGCGGCGGCGCTCGCGCCGGACGCGCGCCCGGCCGCCGACGAGGCGCAGCTCGCCGAGACCTCGGCCGCGGCACTCGCGCCGTTCGAGCGGCTCGGCACCGACGGCGCCGAGAACCCGTACACCCTGCAGTCCGACCTGCAGGCGGTGATGCAGTCGCTGGTCGGGATCATCCGGACCGAGCACGAGCTCACCGAGGCGCTCAAGAAGATCGGCGAGCTGCGCCAGCGGGCCGAGAAGGTCGCCGTCGAGGGCCACCGGCAGTACAACCCGGGCTGGCACCTGGCCCTGGACCTGAACTCGATGCTGCTGGTCGCCGAGTGCGTCGCGACCGCGGCCCTGGCCCGCAAGGAGAGCCGGGGCGGGCACACCCGCGACGACTACCCCGGCACCGACCCGGAGTTCGCGAAGGTCAACCACGTGCTGCGACTGCGGGCGGGCCAGCTGGAGCTCACCGCCCAGCCGCTGCCGCAGATGCCGGCCGACCTCGCGGAGCTGTTCGACACGTCGGCGGCCCCCGCGGCTCCCGCCGCCGTTCCGGCACCGGCCGCGGCCGGCACCACCCCACCCGAGACGCCGACGGCTGCCGGGGCGAGCAACGAAGGGAACGGCTGA
- a CDS encoding alkaline phosphatase PhoX: protein MSVNRRQLLGTGAAGLGIVLSGAAGSVFGAPAQAGGPQGTGKGPAFKGYGDLVADPNGVCDLPAGFSYTKVSVQGTPLAGGGLSPTFQDGMHTFAAGRHTAIVRNHELTHEATYPVPHVAGLVYDEGADGGNTVLVVDGGRLLSEKVGLAGTVRNCAGGPTPWGTWLTCEETELTPTDDAKLTKRHGYVFEVDPFGRLRDAAPVPLAALGRYAHEAVAIDPRTGILYLTEDASGPFGLVYRLLPKRPLGGPGSLRAGGRLQALFAGGLADLSAVTTLGTKLAVKWVDVPDPDAATTSVRKQFADGTVSRVPKAEGIYFRDGSAYFVSSYAKAAPAAGLHEGQVWRYDPRANTIELVLRFAPGGQFDGPDNIHISAWGEMILCEDGDGDNHLVVVGDDGKPYPLARSVSQAEFAGATFSPDGVWLYANIQEDGLTLAIKGPWVPGRRR, encoded by the coding sequence ATGTCTGTAAATCGTCGTCAGCTTCTCGGTACCGGCGCCGCCGGCCTGGGCATCGTCCTGTCCGGTGCCGCGGGCTCGGTCTTCGGCGCTCCCGCCCAGGCGGGCGGCCCACAGGGCACCGGCAAAGGCCCGGCCTTCAAGGGATACGGCGACCTGGTCGCCGACCCGAACGGCGTCTGTGACCTGCCGGCGGGATTCAGCTACACGAAGGTCTCCGTCCAGGGAACCCCGCTCGCCGGCGGCGGGCTCAGCCCGACGTTCCAGGACGGCATGCACACGTTCGCGGCCGGCCGGCACACCGCGATCGTGCGCAACCACGAGCTCACCCACGAGGCGACCTACCCCGTCCCGCACGTCGCGGGCCTCGTCTACGACGAGGGCGCCGACGGTGGGAACACGGTCCTCGTGGTCGACGGCGGCCGGCTGCTCTCGGAGAAGGTCGGGCTGGCCGGCACGGTCCGCAACTGCGCCGGCGGCCCGACGCCCTGGGGCACCTGGCTGACCTGCGAGGAGACCGAGCTCACCCCGACCGACGACGCCAAGCTGACCAAGCGGCACGGCTACGTCTTCGAGGTCGATCCGTTCGGCCGGCTGCGCGACGCGGCCCCGGTGCCACTGGCCGCGCTCGGCCGCTACGCCCATGAGGCCGTCGCGATCGACCCCCGGACCGGCATCCTCTATCTGACCGAGGACGCCTCCGGCCCGTTCGGCCTCGTCTACCGGCTCCTGCCGAAGCGCCCACTCGGCGGCCCGGGCAGCCTGCGCGCGGGTGGCCGGCTGCAGGCGCTGTTCGCCGGCGGCCTCGCCGACCTGTCCGCCGTCACCACCCTGGGCACGAAGCTCGCGGTGAAGTGGGTGGACGTGCCGGACCCCGACGCGGCCACGACCTCGGTGCGCAAGCAGTTCGCCGACGGCACCGTCTCCCGGGTGCCGAAGGCCGAGGGCATCTATTTCCGCGACGGCTCGGCGTACTTCGTCTCCAGCTACGCCAAGGCGGCCCCGGCCGCTGGCCTGCACGAGGGCCAGGTCTGGCGGTATGACCCACGGGCGAACACCATCGAGCTGGTACTGCGGTTCGCGCCCGGTGGGCAGTTCGACGGGCCGGACAACATCCACATCTCGGCCTGGGGCGAGATGATCCTCTGTGAGGACGGTGACGGCGACAACCACCTCGTCGTCGTCGGGGACGACGGCAAGCCCTACCCGCTGGCTCGCTCCGTCAGCCAGGCCGAGTTCGCGGGAGCGACCTTCTCCCCCGACGGGGTGTGGCTCTACGCCAACATCCAGGAGGACGGCCTCACCCTTGCCATCAAGGGGCCCTGGGTGCCTGGGCGCCGCCGGTAG
- a CDS encoding LacI family DNA-binding transcriptional regulator — protein MNHMAAGGGSASSAGGPGRGGRPTVEDVAAAAGVSRATVSRVLNGSPRVLPATRERVLEAAAELGFVPSAAARALAGGRGDRVAVVAISHPGCLEEDRFFGTVTAAAAQAAGEIGLGVFLRRVAPGDFGALRALAADREIAGLIVINPGRGALGALPAAVARRTVTLGACAPEVAAVDVDNPRATRAALAHLTALGRRRVTLVVGPGDLPCVRERTEAYHAHQAAIGQPDRLVRARLGMPDAARALETSFDLDGPPEAIFAAGDGLADAVIEVCRRRGLRVGDDVTVVGFDDEPPPRRPAGTAYAAVRSPVPAIATAALRMIASGDTGAEQRRLPPARIGLRAVGAAKRPG, from the coding sequence ATGAATCACATGGCGGCTGGCGGTGGCTCGGCGTCCTCGGCCGGCGGCCCAGGCCGTGGCGGCCGCCCGACGGTCGAGGACGTGGCGGCCGCGGCCGGAGTGTCGCGGGCGACCGTCTCCCGAGTGCTCAACGGCAGCCCCCGGGTCCTACCGGCGACGCGAGAGCGGGTCCTGGAGGCCGCGGCGGAGCTGGGTTTCGTACCGAGCGCCGCGGCCAGGGCGCTGGCCGGCGGCCGGGGTGACCGGGTGGCGGTCGTGGCGATCTCGCATCCGGGCTGTCTGGAGGAGGACCGTTTCTTCGGGACGGTCACAGCCGCGGCGGCGCAGGCGGCCGGCGAGATCGGCCTCGGCGTCTTCCTGCGGCGGGTGGCGCCCGGCGATTTCGGGGCGCTGCGCGCGCTCGCCGCCGATCGTGAGATCGCCGGTCTGATCGTGATCAACCCGGGCCGCGGCGCGCTTGGCGCGCTGCCGGCCGCGGTCGCGCGGCGCACCGTGACTCTGGGCGCCTGCGCGCCCGAGGTGGCCGCCGTCGACGTCGACAATCCGCGGGCTACCCGGGCGGCGCTCGCCCACCTGACCGCTCTCGGCCGCCGTCGGGTCACCCTGGTGGTCGGCCCCGGAGACCTCCCGTGCGTGCGGGAACGGACCGAGGCCTATCACGCCCACCAGGCCGCGATCGGGCAGCCTGACCGTCTCGTACGCGCGCGGCTCGGCATGCCGGACGCGGCCCGGGCCCTGGAGACGTCCTTCGACCTGGACGGACCGCCGGAGGCGATCTTCGCGGCCGGCGACGGCCTGGCGGACGCCGTCATCGAGGTCTGCCGGCGTCGCGGGCTGCGGGTCGGCGACGACGTGACGGTCGTCGGGTTCGACGACGAGCCGCCGCCCCGGCGCCCGGCCGGCACCGCCTACGCCGCCGTACGCAGCCCGGTGCCAGCCATCGCGACGGCGGCGCTGAGGATGATCGCCTCGGGTGACACGGGTGCCGAGCAGCGCAGGCTGCCGCCCGCGCGGATCGGCCTGCGAGCCGTGGGCGCGGCGAAGCGGCCTGGGTGA
- a CDS encoding succinate dehydrogenase/fumarate reductase iron-sulfur subunit yields the protein MGYELAMRVWRGDADGGGLQDFTVDVEEGMVVLDAVHRLQASQANDLAVRWNCKAGKCGSCSAEVNGKPRLMCMTRLNTFEPGETVTITPLRTFPVVRDLVTDVTFNYEKAEEVPTFAPGKPTGDDGHHRMAQTDVDRVQEFRKCIECFMCQNVCHVIRDHEDKKQVFAGPRLMIRYAELEMHPLDTNDRRDLLRAEAGIGYCNITKCCTEVCPEHIKITDNGIIPLKERVVDATYDPIAAIGRRLRRGSGDGA from the coding sequence ATGGGCTACGAGCTCGCGATGCGGGTGTGGCGCGGTGACGCCGACGGCGGTGGGCTGCAGGACTTCACCGTCGACGTCGAGGAGGGCATGGTCGTCCTCGACGCGGTGCATCGGCTGCAGGCGTCCCAGGCGAACGACCTGGCCGTCCGGTGGAACTGCAAGGCCGGCAAGTGCGGGTCCTGCTCGGCGGAGGTGAACGGGAAGCCTCGGCTGATGTGCATGACCCGGCTGAACACCTTCGAGCCGGGCGAAACGGTGACGATCACCCCGCTGCGCACCTTCCCGGTGGTGCGCGACCTGGTCACCGACGTGACGTTCAACTACGAGAAGGCCGAGGAGGTGCCCACCTTCGCGCCTGGCAAGCCGACCGGGGACGACGGGCACCACCGGATGGCGCAGACGGACGTGGATCGCGTCCAGGAGTTCCGCAAGTGCATCGAGTGCTTCATGTGCCAGAACGTCTGCCACGTCATCCGCGACCACGAGGACAAGAAGCAGGTCTTCGCCGGCCCGCGGCTGATGATCCGGTACGCCGAGCTGGAGATGCACCCGCTGGACACCAACGACCGCCGCGACCTGCTGCGAGCCGAGGCCGGCATCGGCTACTGCAACATCACCAAGTGCTGCACCGAGGTCTGCCCGGAACACATCAAGATCACCGACAACGGCATCATCCCGCTCAAGGAGCGGGTCGTGGACGCGACCTACGACCCGATCGCCGCGATCGGCCGCCGGCTGCGCCGCGGCTCCGGCGACGGCGCCTGA
- a CDS encoding DUF4012 domain-containing protein: MTTDRAGDRAGVTSAQADPDGPPSLGADDPPEVGGETGRAQVPAQRSPGKAPRPPVGDAATPVDVAEAETVMSAVPGEGPSAGVAPAEPREAEPLVAEPQAAGSAPEGRPPGGPWRRALAAGARAGAWPGRAVLWPRRRGRALLVAACVAVPVLAVIGWVGVRGLLAYRELSATRSDLSRLEQRLLDGDIPPPAELAAEVSRIDSRTHAARGLTGDPVWSAAGHLPVVGCPMRAAHALVVAVDGMAAAGLPPMVQAADALNPASLRSGMSIDLPALARSKVPVDRSAAAAQQFRAALGDVPGCGWTGRTLGLTPARDTAVAQARRLTGAFAGLKLAIQLAPPMLGGQGEVRRYLLIVQNPAESRANGGIIGGFGLLTAQNGKLSLDNIAGNGALPQLMANSPLRTDPMLQADLTARYGPYEPTRTWANANLTPDYPTAGRFYSGQYQAGTGVSVDGTISIDPTALSYLLGATKPAVMPDGRVITAGNLVKLVESDAYSLINGEGPRDQFFADVGKAVYHAVTAGGGNTAGLLEALGRSVSEGRLLVSSNHADEEKVLATTSLGGALPTGPGPFLAVLTQNSAASKLDYWTRRTVDYRWQPRPDGSGIATITVQVLNAAPDGLPDYVRYRLDLGGPGGNPDGQNKVWLSVYTGVGSQLLAASLDGRPTTLDRDTEDGHPIASTFLSLDRGKPRTLVLQVWEPAGGPVLTVRQQPLVKPEQFTVEGLAVRRPWSLTASN, translated from the coding sequence ATGACGACGGACCGAGCCGGCGACCGAGCCGGCGTCACCAGCGCGCAGGCCGACCCGGACGGGCCGCCCAGCCTCGGCGCGGACGACCCACCGGAGGTGGGCGGCGAGACTGGCCGTGCCCAGGTGCCCGCGCAGCGCTCGCCAGGGAAGGCCCCGCGCCCGCCCGTCGGCGACGCCGCCACGCCGGTAGACGTGGCGGAAGCAGAGACGGTGATGTCGGCCGTGCCAGGCGAGGGCCCATCGGCCGGTGTGGCGCCAGCCGAACCGCGGGAGGCCGAACCGCTGGTGGCCGAACCTCAGGCGGCCGGCTCCGCGCCGGAGGGGAGACCACCGGGCGGACCCTGGCGGCGGGCGTTGGCGGCCGGGGCGCGGGCGGGGGCGTGGCCCGGCCGCGCGGTCCTCTGGCCGCGGCGGCGCGGGCGGGCGCTGCTGGTGGCCGCATGTGTCGCCGTCCCGGTGCTGGCCGTCATCGGCTGGGTGGGAGTGCGCGGGCTGCTTGCCTACCGCGAGCTGTCCGCCACCCGTTCGGACCTGAGCCGGCTCGAGCAGCGGCTGCTCGACGGCGACATCCCGCCGCCCGCCGAGCTCGCCGCAGAGGTGAGCCGGATCGACAGCCGCACCCACGCGGCCCGGGGCCTCACCGGCGACCCGGTGTGGTCCGCGGCCGGGCACCTGCCCGTCGTCGGCTGCCCGATGCGAGCGGCGCATGCCCTCGTCGTCGCCGTCGACGGGATGGCCGCGGCCGGGCTGCCGCCGATGGTCCAGGCGGCCGACGCGCTGAACCCGGCGTCGCTGCGGTCGGGAATGTCGATCGACCTGCCCGCGCTCGCCCGGAGCAAGGTGCCCGTCGACCGGTCCGCCGCGGCGGCCCAGCAGTTTCGCGCGGCACTCGGCGACGTCCCAGGCTGCGGCTGGACCGGCCGCACGCTGGGCCTCACACCGGCCCGCGACACGGCCGTGGCCCAGGCGCGCAGGCTCACCGGAGCCTTTGCCGGCCTGAAGCTCGCGATCCAGCTCGCACCACCGATGCTCGGCGGTCAGGGCGAGGTACGCCGCTACCTGTTGATCGTGCAGAACCCGGCCGAGTCCAGGGCCAACGGCGGCATCATCGGCGGGTTCGGGCTGCTCACGGCCCAGAACGGAAAGCTGAGCCTCGACAACATCGCCGGCAACGGGGCGCTGCCACAGCTGATGGCCAACTCGCCGCTGCGCACCGACCCGATGCTGCAGGCGGACCTGACCGCGCGCTACGGCCCGTATGAACCGACCCGAACCTGGGCCAACGCCAACCTGACGCCCGACTACCCGACGGCGGGCCGGTTCTACTCCGGCCAGTACCAGGCCGGCACCGGCGTCAGCGTGGACGGCACCATCAGCATCGACCCGACCGCGCTTTCCTATCTGCTGGGCGCCACGAAACCGGCTGTCATGCCGGACGGCAGAGTGATCACCGCGGGGAATCTCGTCAAGCTGGTCGAGTCGGACGCCTACTCGTTGATCAATGGTGAAGGCCCCCGCGACCAGTTCTTCGCCGACGTCGGTAAAGCGGTCTACCACGCGGTGACGGCTGGCGGTGGGAACACGGCCGGCCTGCTTGAGGCACTCGGGCGCTCGGTGAGCGAGGGTCGGCTGTTGGTGTCAAGCAACCACGCCGACGAGGAAAAAGTGCTGGCCACGACCTCGCTGGGGGGCGCGCTGCCCACCGGTCCCGGGCCTTTCCTGGCCGTGCTGACCCAGAACTCCGCGGCCAGCAAGCTCGACTACTGGACCCGTCGGACGGTCGACTACCGGTGGCAGCCGCGCCCGGACGGCAGCGGCATCGCGACCATTACCGTGCAGGTGCTCAACGCCGCTCCGGACGGCCTGCCCGACTACGTGCGCTACCGGCTGGACCTCGGCGGGCCGGGTGGAAACCCGGACGGGCAGAACAAAGTCTGGCTGTCCGTCTACACCGGTGTGGGCAGCCAGCTGCTGGCCGCCAGCCTCGACGGCCGGCCGACGACCCTGGACCGCGACACCGAGGACGGCCACCCCATCGCCTCGACGTTCCTGTCGCTGGACCGAGGAAAGCCTCGGACGCTCGTGCTGCAGGTCTGGGAGCCCGCGGGCGGGCCCGTGCTCACTGTGCGTCAACAGCCTTTGGTGAAGCCCGAGCAGTTCACCGTCGAGGGGCTGGCCGTTCGTCGCCCATGGTCACTCACTGCAAGCAACTGA
- a CDS encoding aldo/keto reductase — MNYRVLGRTGVRVTPLCLGAMMFGAWGNPDHDESIKIIHRALDAGVNFIDTADVYSAGESETIVGKALAGRRDDVVLATKAYMPMGEGPNRGGLSRRWLIQECENSLRRLGTDHIDLYQVHRPDPTTEIDETLGALTDLVRAGKIRYFGSSTFPAHEVVEAQWVAEKRGRERFVTEQPPYSILVRGIEADLLPVTQKYGMGVLPWSPLAGGYLSGRYTRGGGLDVTSSRAERIPQRFDMSIPTNRRKAELAIELADVAAEAGISLIELAIAFVIRHPAVTSAIIGPRTMEHLESQLTAADVTLDDATLDRIDELVPPGTNVNPADAGWSSPSLAKPGLRRR; from the coding sequence ATGAACTATCGAGTACTCGGCCGCACTGGCGTGCGGGTTACACCACTGTGCCTGGGCGCGATGATGTTTGGCGCCTGGGGCAACCCCGACCACGACGAGTCGATAAAGATCATTCACCGGGCCCTGGACGCGGGGGTCAACTTCATCGACACCGCCGACGTCTACTCGGCCGGCGAGTCGGAGACGATCGTCGGCAAGGCGCTTGCCGGCCGCCGCGACGACGTCGTGCTGGCGACGAAGGCGTACATGCCGATGGGCGAGGGCCCGAACCGGGGCGGCCTGTCCCGGCGCTGGCTCATCCAGGAGTGCGAGAACAGCCTGCGCCGCCTCGGCACCGACCACATCGACCTCTACCAGGTGCACCGGCCCGACCCGACGACCGAGATCGACGAGACCCTCGGCGCGCTCACCGACCTGGTCCGGGCCGGCAAGATCCGTTACTTCGGCAGCTCGACGTTCCCGGCCCACGAGGTGGTCGAGGCGCAGTGGGTGGCCGAGAAGCGCGGCCGGGAGCGCTTCGTCACCGAGCAGCCGCCCTACTCGATCCTGGTCCGCGGCATCGAGGCCGACCTGCTGCCGGTCACGCAGAAGTACGGCATGGGCGTGCTGCCGTGGAGCCCGCTGGCCGGTGGCTACCTTTCCGGCCGGTACACGCGCGGCGGCGGACTGGACGTCACGAGCAGCCGGGCCGAGCGGATTCCGCAGCGGTTCGACATGTCGATCCCGACCAACCGTCGTAAGGCCGAGCTCGCCATCGAACTGGCCGACGTGGCCGCCGAGGCCGGGATCAGCCTGATCGAGCTGGCGATCGCGTTCGTCATCCGCCACCCGGCCGTGACGTCCGCGATCATCGGCCCGCGCACGATGGAGCACCTGGAAAGCCAGCTGACCGCGGCCGACGTGACGCTCGACGACGCGACCCTCGACCGCATCGACGAGCTGGTCCCGCCGGGTACGAACGTCAACCCGGCCGACGCCGGCTGGAGCTCGCCGTCCCTGGCCAAGCCGGGGCTGCGTCGCCGGTAG